One window of Ktedonobacterales bacterium genomic DNA carries:
- a CDS encoding ATP-dependent Clp protease ATP-binding subunit has product MNDRERFDKFTERARKVLSLAQEEAQRFNHNYIGTEHLLLGLVREGEGVAAKVLSNLGVELNKVRSAVEFIIGRGDRIVLGEIGLTPRAKKVIELAVDEARRLNHHYIGTEHLLLGLVREGEGIAAGVLESLGVNLEKVRTQTIQVLSQASSPHGHTDPKHSKTPTIDQMGMDLTAAARAGKLDPIIGREKEIERVIQILSRRLKNNPALIGEPGVGKTAIAEGLAQKIIAGEVPETLAGKRLLTLDVGSLVAGTKYRGEFEERLKKIIEEIRSSGDCIIFIDELHTLVGAGAAEGAVDAANILKPALSRGELQCIGATTLDEYRKYIERDQALQRRFQEVMVRESTVEETIDILKGIREKYEQHHRLTISDAAIKASAEMASRYITDRFLPDKAIDLVDEAASRVRMQRSLAPLNLKEAMKGLEAVLTEKESAIQQQEYELAAELRDREVKLRDRIAKLESGWHKEQGNEKPVVGEEDIAQIVSMWTGIPVMRIAQEESVRLLQMEEALHKRIIGQQEPIDIISKAVRRARAGLKDPKRPIGSFIFMGPTGVGKTELAKALAEFMFGSEDALIKIDMSEFMERHAAARLVGAPPGYVGYEEGGQLTEAVRRKSYSVILLDEIEKAHPDVFNMLLQILEDGKLTDAKGRTVDFRNTIVIMTSNVGASEMNKAASIGFAQGKDKAKAAQQEYERMKDKVLSELKNTFKPEFLNRIDAIIVFHSLKQEEVRQIVDLMLARVRVQLTEQQVELIVSDDTKDFLVTKGFDPQFGARPLRRTIQNMVEDPLAEGLLQGKFKPGDVVEALVIDGVLVLEPRRPLEALPPPPPEAALSAGEAAGESL; this is encoded by the coding sequence GTGAACGACCGCGAACGTTTTGACAAATTCACTGAGCGAGCCAGAAAGGTTCTCAGTCTCGCCCAGGAAGAAGCCCAGCGCTTCAACCACAACTATATCGGCACCGAGCATTTGCTCCTTGGCCTCGTCCGCGAGGGCGAGGGGGTTGCCGCCAAGGTTCTGAGCAACCTCGGCGTAGAACTCAACAAAGTTCGCAGCGCCGTCGAGTTTATCATAGGCCGGGGGGATCGCATTGTCCTGGGAGAGATTGGCCTGACCCCACGCGCCAAGAAGGTCATCGAACTGGCGGTTGATGAAGCCCGCCGCCTGAACCATCACTACATCGGCACCGAACACCTGCTGCTGGGGTTGGTGCGCGAAGGCGAAGGCATTGCCGCCGGAGTGCTGGAGAGCCTGGGCGTCAACCTGGAAAAGGTACGCACTCAGACCATCCAGGTACTCAGCCAGGCCAGCAGCCCACATGGGCATACCGATCCCAAGCACTCCAAAACGCCCACCATTGACCAGATGGGCATGGACCTGACGGCTGCGGCGCGCGCCGGAAAACTGGACCCCATCATCGGGCGCGAAAAAGAGATTGAGCGCGTGATTCAAATCCTCTCGCGGCGCCTGAAGAACAACCCCGCCCTCATTGGCGAGCCGGGTGTTGGGAAAACTGCCATTGCCGAAGGGCTGGCTCAGAAGATCATTGCGGGCGAAGTCCCTGAGACACTCGCTGGCAAGCGATTGCTCACCCTGGATGTGGGTTCGCTGGTCGCGGGCACCAAGTATCGCGGCGAATTTGAAGAGCGACTCAAGAAAATCATCGAGGAGATTCGCAGCAGCGGCGACTGCATTATTTTCATTGACGAACTGCATACGCTAGTCGGCGCAGGCGCGGCAGAAGGGGCGGTGGACGCGGCCAATATTTTGAAGCCGGCCCTCTCTCGCGGCGAACTCCAGTGCATCGGCGCCACCACGCTTGATGAATATCGCAAGTATATCGAGCGTGACCAGGCTCTGCAACGGCGCTTCCAGGAAGTCATGGTGCGCGAATCTACCGTTGAGGAAACCATTGACATCCTCAAAGGTATCCGCGAAAAGTACGAGCAACATCATCGCCTGACCATCTCCGACGCGGCCATCAAAGCCTCCGCCGAAATGGCAAGCCGCTATATCACCGACCGCTTCCTGCCTGACAAGGCTATTGACCTGGTTGACGAGGCTGCCAGCCGTGTTCGCATGCAGCGTTCCCTAGCTCCCCTCAACCTCAAAGAAGCCATGAAGGGACTGGAGGCCGTCCTCACTGAAAAGGAGTCTGCCATCCAGCAGCAGGAATACGAACTGGCGGCGGAACTGCGTGACCGCGAGGTCAAGCTGCGTGACCGTATCGCCAAGCTCGAATCCGGCTGGCACAAAGAGCAAGGCAACGAGAAACCCGTTGTTGGCGAAGAGGATATTGCCCAGATCGTCTCGATGTGGACAGGTATCCCCGTCATGCGCATCGCCCAGGAAGAGTCGGTCCGGCTGCTCCAAATGGAAGAAGCGTTGCACAAGCGTATCATTGGACAGCAGGAGCCAATCGACATCATCAGCAAGGCTGTGCGCCGCGCGAGGGCTGGCCTGAAAGACCCCAAGCGCCCCATTGGTTCATTTATCTTCATGGGGCCAACCGGCGTCGGCAAGACCGAGCTGGCGAAGGCGCTGGCCGAGTTTATGTTTGGCAGCGAAGACGCCCTTATCAAGATCGATATGTCTGAGTTCATGGAGCGCCACGCGGCAGCCCGTCTCGTGGGCGCGCCTCCGGGCTATGTCGGCTACGAAGAGGGCGGCCAGTTAACTGAGGCGGTACGCCGCAAGTCCTACAGCGTCATCTTGCTCGATGAGATCGAGAAGGCGCACCCGGATGTCTTCAATATGCTCCTCCAGATTTTGGAGGATGGCAAGCTGACCGACGCAAAGGGTCGCACAGTGGATTTCCGCAACACCATTGTGATAATGACCTCCAACGTCGGCGCCAGCGAAATGAACAAAGCCGCGTCCATCGGCTTCGCGCAAGGCAAGGATAAAGCCAAAGCCGCGCAGCAGGAATACGAGCGCATGAAGGATAAGGTCTTGAGCGAACTCAAGAACACCTTCAAGCCCGAATTCCTGAACCGTATTGACGCGATCATTGTCTTCCACTCCCTCAAGCAAGAGGAAGTGCGCCAGATCGTTGATTTGATGCTGGCTCGCGTGCGTGTGCAGCTCACCGAGCAGCAGGTCGAGCTGATCGTGTCCGACGACACCAAGGATTTCCTGGTGACAAAGGGCTTCGACCCGCAGTTTGGCGCTCGCCCGCTGCGCCGGACCATTCAGAACATGGTAGAAGACCCTCTGGCCGAGGGTCTGCTCCAGGGGAAGTTTAAGCCCGGTGACGTGGTGGAAGCGCTGGTCATTGATGGCGTGCTGGTACTCGAACCCCGCCGCCCATTGGAGGCTTTGCCGCCCCCGCCACCGGAGGCCGCGCTTTCGGCTGGTGAAGCGGCAGGCGAAAGTCTATAA
- the radA gene encoding DNA repair protein RadA, with protein MPKTYTKYTCQQCGYESAKYLGRCPDCSAWNSMVETVEQAASAARASGGSQRASGGLSGIYNQPIPLPEVRAIAHTRLSTGIGEMNRVLGGGLVPGSVVLIGGEPGIGKSTLLLQVAGNIAETTGVVLYVTAEESAEQVKIRAERLGISSSRLSLYPESDLDTIAEAINGLKPALVIVDSIQTIASEQLTSAPGSISQVRDGANRLHRIAKSLHIPIFIIGHVTKEGSVAGPRALEHIVDAVLYLEGERFHTYRLLRGAKNRFGATHEVGVFEMQGEGMVEIPNPSAVFLNERGPRSTGTSVVVSMEGTRPLLVEVQALTSTTAFGTPRITTTGVDHNRLLMLLAVLTKRVGLLLYNHDVYVNVVGGFSLDEPGVDLGVAAAVASSFKERQVPPDVALIGEVGLSGEVRSVSRVALRVREAAKLGFRRCIVPKSGTPLDILDNWTPSTSGQALDHDGDGPRERGAQPHAKAKTSPGSPAEGRQGIELVRVATLAQALEAALD; from the coding sequence ATGCCTAAAACCTATACGAAATATACCTGCCAGCAATGCGGCTATGAAAGCGCGAAATATCTGGGCCGCTGTCCAGATTGCAGCGCCTGGAACAGCATGGTTGAAACAGTTGAGCAAGCAGCATCGGCTGCGCGCGCTAGCGGAGGAAGCCAGCGCGCGTCAGGCGGCCTCAGCGGCATCTACAACCAGCCTATCCCCTTGCCGGAGGTTCGCGCCATCGCCCATACACGACTCAGCACCGGCATTGGCGAGATGAATCGTGTGCTGGGAGGCGGTCTGGTGCCGGGTTCAGTGGTGTTGATCGGCGGCGAGCCGGGCATCGGTAAATCAACGCTGCTGCTGCAAGTCGCGGGCAATATTGCCGAAACCACCGGTGTCGTGTTGTATGTCACTGCCGAAGAATCCGCGGAACAGGTGAAGATACGCGCCGAGCGCCTGGGTATCTCCAGCAGCCGCCTGAGCCTGTATCCTGAAAGCGACCTCGATACCATCGCGGAAGCCATCAACGGCCTCAAGCCCGCGCTGGTCATTGTTGATTCAATTCAGACGATTGCCTCTGAGCAACTGACCTCGGCCCCCGGCAGCATCAGCCAGGTCCGCGATGGGGCCAACCGGCTGCACCGCATCGCCAAAAGCCTGCACATCCCCATCTTCATCATCGGCCACGTCACCAAAGAAGGCTCGGTGGCCGGACCACGCGCCCTGGAGCACATCGTTGATGCCGTCCTCTATCTCGAAGGTGAACGCTTCCATACCTATCGCCTCTTGCGCGGCGCGAAAAATCGTTTTGGCGCTACCCATGAGGTAGGCGTATTTGAGATGCAGGGAGAAGGGATGGTTGAAATCCCCAACCCTTCGGCGGTCTTCCTGAACGAGCGTGGACCGCGCTCCACCGGAACATCCGTCGTCGTCAGCATGGAAGGCACGCGCCCGCTGCTGGTGGAGGTGCAGGCGTTGACCTCCACGACAGCGTTTGGCACGCCGCGCATCACCACTACCGGCGTTGACCATAATCGCTTGTTGATGCTGCTGGCCGTTCTAACCAAGCGAGTTGGCCTCTTGTTGTATAATCATGATGTCTATGTCAATGTTGTTGGCGGCTTTAGTCTGGACGAGCCGGGCGTTGATCTAGGAGTGGCAGCGGCAGTGGCCTCCAGCTTCAAAGAGCGGCAGGTTCCTCCTGATGTCGCGCTCATCGGCGAGGTTGGCCTCTCCGGCGAGGTACGCTCAGTCAGTCGGGTGGCGCTGCGGGTGCGCGAAGCGGCAAAACTAGGATTTCGTCGTTGCATTGTGCCGAAGTCTGGCACGCCTCTTGATATATTGGATAACTGGACCCCATCAACATCTGGGCAGGCGCTCGATCACGACGGGGATGGCCCCCGCGAACGGGGAGCGCAGCCCCACGCGAAAGCGAAAACCAGCCCAGGCTCGCCAGCAGAAGGCCGCCAGGGCATCGAACTGGTGCGAGTGGCGACATTGGCCCAGGCATTGGAAGCCGCGCTTGACTAA